A single Desulfovibrio piger DNA region contains:
- a CDS encoding phage tail tape measure protein: protein MALAAGVMLGAFGMAASKAMAFESAMADVAKVVNFETQSEFQAMNKTVMDMAGRIPMAADGIAAIIAAAGQSGVAKQDLAEFAEQAAKMGVAFDLTGDQAGKMMSDWRAGMNLTLPQVYSLADAVNHLSNNMNATAPALGEVIQRVGAVAMVCGLSETKVAALGAAFLSAGASPEVAATALKSFTTTLVKGTAMSKDQAAAFASIGLSATQLAKDMQTDAQGTIFKVLEAIAAKPKELQMSLLTTMFGQEALGSIAPLLQNMGNLSQAFELVGDKANYAGSMQAEFDTRSKTVANTLQLLSNKLTNLAISVGNAFLPSIGWAAEKLGVFVDMLRAAAETRAGQWLLQLAGAMGTALVVLTALSASMWFFSALPAMLGKALLPLKTALLGLGAPIYAAIAVLGLLYAAYRTNFGGMADYLHECWNKITLTVKGVLSVFQTLKDGSGEIRGELATQIKAAGLVGLVTTVSRVVYRIQAVFKGFSKALSNAFARIDVIFVPVRLAVAELMQALSGLFGLFTGNEVTSAASSWEAFGAALGEIAGGVLEGLATGFAWLVDGVRLFASVIGHLIDGVSALCGWLLDLGGATNEANAAADPFAWSNLGKVLGYVLGLFVAWKAALLAVRGVMVAVSAATKAWAAVQWVLNAAMSANPIGLVVIAIAGLIAAGAWLVQNWDEIAAWWNDLWGGIAAWTVEKWDAITGTITGAWDSIISGITGFGVSILSGLQGAWDTASGAASAAWEGIKGIVSGAWDAIVGGIAGFGASLLAEITEAWNAVLEFFGGLNLFESGAKLLSTFVDGIKSMASSVVESVEGVFTKVREYLPFSDAHVGPLSQLTLSGARMMTTLAEGVTSAQGGLVSKVSGALSAVGGAIRNWWNGLGTPAKDAVPDLPKTPAASELSAAVRQAAVPDMPPLRMEAEIPAVPPLRMEAPTLPSPAPLELRTGAVPELPGLEVAVPAMPEAPAMAAPELPSMPEMETPEVVIPQAPSFDVPDAEQSGGSRRTGGDTGGQTISIYGDIILPNVQNAEDFGEAMRQYLQGEISMMEGMA from the coding sequence GTGGCGCTGGCCGCCGGAGTCATGCTGGGGGCGTTCGGCATGGCGGCGAGCAAGGCCATGGCCTTTGAATCGGCCATGGCCGACGTGGCGAAGGTGGTCAACTTCGAGACGCAGTCCGAATTTCAGGCCATGAACAAGACGGTCATGGATATGGCCGGACGCATCCCCATGGCGGCGGACGGCATAGCGGCCATTATTGCCGCAGCCGGGCAGTCCGGGGTGGCCAAACAGGACCTTGCTGAGTTCGCGGAACAGGCCGCGAAAATGGGCGTGGCCTTCGATCTTACGGGCGATCAGGCGGGCAAGATGATGTCCGACTGGCGCGCGGGTATGAATCTGACATTGCCGCAGGTTTATTCCCTGGCCGACGCGGTGAACCACCTTTCCAACAACATGAACGCGACGGCTCCGGCGTTGGGTGAAGTCATCCAGCGCGTGGGCGCGGTGGCCATGGTCTGCGGCCTGTCGGAAACGAAGGTGGCGGCGCTCGGCGCGGCCTTCCTTTCCGCCGGGGCCAGCCCGGAAGTGGCGGCGACGGCGCTCAAGAGCTTCACCACCACGCTGGTCAAGGGCACGGCCATGAGCAAGGACCAGGCCGCCGCCTTTGCGTCCATCGGCCTGTCCGCCACGCAACTGGCAAAGGACATGCAGACCGATGCGCAGGGAACGATTTTCAAGGTCCTTGAAGCCATAGCGGCCAAGCCCAAAGAACTGCAAATGTCGCTGCTCACAACCATGTTCGGGCAGGAAGCGCTGGGCAGTATCGCGCCGCTTCTGCAGAACATGGGCAATCTCTCTCAGGCGTTCGAGCTTGTGGGGGACAAGGCCAACTACGCCGGTTCCATGCAGGCGGAGTTCGACACACGCAGCAAGACCGTTGCCAACACGCTGCAACTTCTGTCCAACAAGCTGACTAATCTTGCCATATCTGTGGGAAACGCCTTTCTGCCGTCCATCGGCTGGGCGGCGGAGAAGCTGGGCGTATTTGTGGACATGCTGCGGGCCGCAGCCGAGACCAGGGCAGGACAATGGTTGCTGCAACTGGCCGGAGCCATGGGCACGGCGCTGGTGGTGCTGACGGCGCTTTCCGCGTCCATGTGGTTCTTTTCGGCTTTGCCCGCCATGCTGGGCAAGGCCCTGCTGCCGCTGAAAACTGCGCTGCTTGGCCTTGGCGCGCCGATATATGCCGCCATTGCCGTGCTGGGGCTGCTTTATGCCGCATACCGTACCAACTTCGGCGGTATGGCGGATTACCTGCACGAATGCTGGAACAAGATCACGTTGACGGTCAAGGGCGTGCTTTCCGTGTTCCAGACGCTCAAGGACGGCAGCGGAGAAATCCGGGGCGAACTGGCCACGCAAATCAAGGCCGCCGGACTGGTGGGGCTTGTGACCACGGTTTCCCGCGTGGTGTACCGTATCCAAGCGGTGTTCAAGGGATTCAGCAAGGCGCTTTCCAATGCCTTTGCGCGCATCGACGTTATTTTTGTGCCCGTGCGTCTGGCAGTGGCCGAACTCATGCAGGCGCTTTCCGGTCTGTTCGGCCTGTTCACGGGCAACGAAGTGACCAGCGCCGCCTCGTCCTGGGAAGCCTTCGGCGCGGCCCTGGGAGAGATCGCTGGCGGAGTGCTGGAAGGACTGGCCACGGGCTTTGCCTGGCTGGTGGACGGAGTGAGGCTGTTTGCTTCCGTCATCGGGCACCTGATAGACGGCGTTTCGGCGCTGTGCGGCTGGCTGCTGGACCTTGGCGGGGCCACGAATGAAGCCAACGCGGCAGCGGACCCCTTCGCCTGGTCGAATCTCGGAAAGGTACTCGGCTATGTGCTGGGGCTGTTTGTGGCCTGGAAAGCCGCGCTTCTGGCCGTGCGCGGTGTCATGGTGGCGGTATCTGCCGCGACAAAGGCGTGGGCCGCCGTGCAGTGGGTTCTCAACGCGGCCATGAGCGCCAATCCCATAGGTCTGGTTGTCATTGCTATCGCGGGTCTGATTGCCGCCGGGGCGTGGCTTGTTCAAAACTGGGATGAAATTGCCGCGTGGTGGAATGATTTATGGGGCGGCATAGCGGCCTGGACCGTAGAGAAATGGGACGCCATCACGGGCACGATTACCGGGGCGTGGGATTCCATCATTTCCGGCATTACGGGCTTCGGCGTATCCATCCTTTCCGGTCTGCAAGGCGCGTGGGATACGGCCAGTGGCGCGGCGAGCGCGGCATGGGAAGGCATCAAGGGCATTGTTTCCGGCGCGTGGGACGCCATTGTGGGCGGTATCGCGGGCTTCGGGGCGTCCCTGCTGGCTGAGATAACGGAAGCCTGGAACGCCGTGCTGGAATTTTTCGGCGGGCTAAACCTCTTTGAATCCGGGGCGAAACTGCTTTCCACCTTTGTGGACGGCATCAAGAGCATGGCGTCATCCGTGGTGGAATCCGTGGAAGGTGTATTTACCAAGGTGCGTGAGTACCTGCCGTTTTCGGACGCCCATGTGGGGCCGCTTTCTCAGCTCACGCTTTCCGGGGCGCGCATGATGACCACGCTTGCCGAGGGTGTGACCAGTGCCCAGGGCGGGCTTGTTTCCAAAGTGTCCGGCGCGCTTTCCGCCGTGGGCGGGGCCATCCGCAACTGGTGGAACGGTCTCGGCACCCCCGCAAAGGACGCCGTTCCGGATCTTCCGAAAACTCCGGCAGCATCGGAACTGTCTGCCGCCGTACGGCAGGCCGCAGTGCCGGATATGCCGCCTTTGCGTATGGAAGCGGAAATCCCCGCCGTGCCTCCGCTGAGAATGGAAGCCCCGACGCTGCCCTCTCCCGCTCCTCTGGAGCTGCGCACGGGAGCCGTGCCGGAACTGCCCGGACTGGAAGTTGCGGTTCCTGCCATGCCGGAAGCTCCGGCCATGGCGGCTCCGGAACTGCCTTCCATGCCTGAGATGGAAACGCCGGAAGTGGTCATTCCGCAAGCGCCGTCCTTTGACGTGCCGGACGCTGAACAAAGCGGCGGTTCACGGCGTACCGGCGGCGATACGGGCGGCCAGACCATCAGTATTTACGGGGACATCATCCTGCCCAATGTCCAGAACGCGGAGGACTTCGGGGAGGCCATGCGCCAATATCTGCAAGGGGAGATTTCCATGATGGAGGGTATGGCATGA
- a CDS encoding baseplate assembly protein, whose amino-acid sequence MAEQNLLSLLKRALELAMPDLRAYYRMTRKAKVVAAYASDGRYYADVQPLRNDESPDTSEPVIPKVEIPIVWGGPKRGIVCPPAVGTLCDLSYYDGDPNYPRISNFRWQTNGAPDCELDELIIQQTPGVSLKIEKDGSFLTISPENWTVEVGGNAVIKAEGNATVEAAGTLTLQAPNIIKNGNETCAGKDGGTGTTTENAHRTTNGSITVNGPLTVNGDLSVSGNAFAGSRSGGSCPH is encoded by the coding sequence ATGGCGGAACAGAACCTTCTTTCCCTGCTCAAACGCGCTCTGGAACTGGCCATGCCGGACTTGCGGGCCTACTACCGCATGACGCGCAAGGCAAAGGTCGTGGCGGCGTATGCCAGCGACGGGCGCTATTATGCGGACGTGCAGCCGCTCCGGAACGACGAAAGCCCGGACACGTCGGAGCCGGTCATTCCCAAGGTGGAAATCCCTATCGTATGGGGCGGGCCGAAAAGGGGTATCGTCTGCCCTCCGGCGGTGGGGACGCTGTGCGATCTTTCCTATTACGACGGGGACCCGAACTATCCGCGCATCAGCAACTTCCGCTGGCAGACGAACGGCGCGCCGGACTGTGAACTGGACGAACTCATTATCCAGCAGACGCCGGGCGTGAGCCTCAAGATAGAAAAGGACGGTTCCTTTCTGACTATTTCGCCTGAAAACTGGACTGTGGAAGTAGGAGGGAATGCCGTCATCAAAGCGGAGGGCAACGCGACTGTGGAAGCAGCCGGCACGCTGACACTGCAAGCGCCGAACATCATCAAGAACGGGAACGAGACGTGCGCGGGCAAAGACGGCGGCACGGGAACCACCACGGAGAATGCCCACCGGACCACCAACGGCAGCATCACGGTCAACGGGCCGCTCACAGTGAACGGCGACCTGTCAGTCTCCGGCAATGCCTTTGCCGGGAGTCGCAGTGGCGGGAGTTGTCCACATTAG
- a CDS encoding baseplate assembly protein produces the protein MNTANEFWGQDIALDDNGQARVAANGELVLTDGVETGVQDIKLRLFTRLGALFYDLDFGSLISDWFYEDSTATTRAAFLAEVTMRVEEDPRVVVGSVKSSLLAWNENSITVAVQWRFIGEDQPLNLVLTANKSVRELVIRDGRYNEPEAAL, from the coding sequence ATGAATACGGCAAACGAGTTTTGGGGACAGGACATAGCCCTTGACGACAACGGGCAGGCGCGCGTGGCGGCCAACGGCGAACTGGTGCTGACGGACGGCGTGGAAACGGGCGTGCAGGATATCAAGCTACGCCTGTTCACCCGTCTGGGCGCGCTGTTCTACGACCTGGACTTCGGCAGCCTCATTTCCGACTGGTTCTATGAGGACAGCACGGCCACGACACGGGCGGCCTTTCTGGCGGAAGTGACCATGCGCGTGGAAGAAGATCCGCGCGTGGTGGTGGGGAGCGTCAAAAGCAGTCTGCTTGCCTGGAATGAAAATTCCATCACCGTGGCCGTGCAATGGCGTTTCATCGGAGAAGACCAGCCGTTGAACCTGGTGCTTACGGCGAACAAGAGTGTGCGGGAACTGGTCATACGCGACGGCAGATACAACGAACCGGAGGCGGCGCTATGA
- a CDS encoding baseplate J/gp47 family protein: MSLRLSKDISDIRAGLFERIESVQDEYAAKGWLPARLNLNKGIVRGIIELFAWGLWQLYNFLAVIHRQAIPLEATGEWLDTHAAQVDESRKPATKARGNVLFLRGDQTGNVRIPAGRIVRTQPDGKGDIYRYVTDELAVLPEGAASVAVPATAEEYGQGANAAVGQICELVTPVEGISGVTNAADWLIEEGADAESDTSLRRRYVLAWQRQAGVTRAAYEAAALSVPGVVDVYVADQHPRGEGTVDVVVMGTAGMPTSSLLSDVRAALDAAIVINHDLLVRAPEPVNVSVKAVLELLSGDADSVKAEAENWVRSMFSYGDDPDIPRFSIGKDVVRDRLASGLVSIAGVKRIRWESPTEDVEIPAGGLAVLEALDLQTVWVAEE, from the coding sequence ATGAGCCTACGACTTTCCAAAGATATAAGCGATATCCGCGCCGGACTTTTTGAACGCATCGAGTCCGTGCAGGACGAGTATGCGGCCAAGGGCTGGCTGCCTGCACGCCTCAATCTGAACAAGGGCATCGTGCGGGGCATCATCGAGCTGTTCGCCTGGGGCCTGTGGCAGCTCTACAACTTTCTTGCCGTCATCCATAGGCAGGCTATTCCGCTTGAGGCCACGGGGGAGTGGCTGGACACGCACGCGGCGCAGGTGGACGAAAGCCGCAAGCCCGCCACAAAGGCGCGAGGCAATGTGCTGTTTTTGCGCGGGGATCAGACCGGGAACGTGCGCATTCCCGCCGGGCGTATCGTGCGGACACAGCCCGACGGCAAGGGCGATATCTACCGTTATGTGACGGATGAGCTGGCCGTACTGCCGGAAGGCGCGGCATCCGTGGCCGTGCCCGCCACGGCGGAGGAATACGGCCAGGGAGCCAACGCCGCAGTGGGGCAGATATGCGAGCTTGTCACTCCGGTGGAAGGCATTTCGGGTGTGACCAATGCGGCGGACTGGCTGATTGAGGAAGGCGCGGATGCGGAAAGCGACACAAGTTTGCGACGGCGCTATGTGCTGGCCTGGCAGCGTCAGGCGGGCGTGACCCGCGCGGCCTATGAAGCGGCGGCGCTTTCGGTTCCTGGTGTGGTGGACGTGTATGTGGCGGACCAGCATCCGCGCGGGGAAGGCACGGTGGATGTCGTGGTCATGGGAACGGCGGGTATGCCTACGTCAAGCCTGCTGTCGGACGTGCGCGCCGCTCTGGACGCGGCCATCGTCATCAATCACGACCTCCTGGTCAGAGCTCCGGAGCCGGTGAACGTGTCGGTCAAGGCCGTGCTGGAACTGCTCTCCGGGGACGCCGACTCCGTGAAGGCGGAAGCGGAAAACTGGGTGCGTTCCATGTTTTCCTACGGCGACGACCCGGATATTCCGCGTTTTTCCATCGGTAAGGACGTGGTGCGGGACCGTTTGGCCTCCGGCCTTGTATCCATTGCCGGGGTGAAGCGTATCCGCTGGGAAAGCCCGACGGAGGATGTGGAGATTCCGGCGGGGGGGCTGGCCGTGCTGGAAGCCCTGGACCTGCAAACGGTCTGGGTAGCGGAGGAATAG
- a CDS encoding phage tail protein, which translates to MASPFWQYFHDKLNWPAIFRPGPVSALAKGLALYMDDVREDILWLRRQWNPVTADDERIAAYGASRGILRTRYDTDESYRLRVVNAFAWHKLGGKVQGLVRILAENGFAGAVIVPVNDVRRHDAALSHNGAATYNDGLCWAQFDVKLVEIPEQGLNADILAWFRWLVNEYKPARSILRAMSWKTSFEDETAFTEADGVWLAVKPEYEDRRKWGFPLHDGSIRYDNGLFRAHDGRLFHDGDAPYTRWEPFGHLHDARLESLDVAVRPVMVDTVRYTPLHNGALLYDGQGRHGTLETPAVDTLNTRLSAFCRDGVNVREEVETRLEVSVLDEVGRYHDGGISHGQRYVSLRNGAFFHDGSRPRGQFGGRTDFSGLRHDRRALHDGTALHHLWGWLPTAGERAPVFTYATLSDVCAVAVSTAGMEDAFTLTEDVTVRVLRYTLHDGTAFHNSGPRYGGKELV; encoded by the coding sequence ATGGCAAGCCCGTTCTGGCAATATTTCCATGACAAGCTGAACTGGCCCGCCATCTTCCGTCCCGGCCCTGTATCGGCGCTGGCGAAGGGGCTGGCGCTGTATATGGATGACGTGCGGGAGGACATCTTGTGGCTTCGCCGTCAGTGGAACCCGGTCACGGCTGACGATGAAAGGATAGCCGCCTACGGGGCCAGCCGGGGCATTTTGCGCACACGCTATGACACGGACGAAAGCTACCGCCTGCGCGTGGTCAACGCCTTTGCCTGGCACAAGCTGGGCGGCAAGGTTCAGGGGCTGGTGCGGATTCTGGCGGAAAACGGCTTTGCGGGCGCGGTCATCGTACCGGTGAACGACGTGCGCCGCCATGACGCGGCATTGTCCCACAACGGAGCAGCCACCTACAATGACGGCCTGTGCTGGGCACAGTTTGACGTGAAGCTGGTGGAAATCCCGGAACAGGGGCTGAACGCGGACATTCTGGCCTGGTTCCGCTGGCTGGTGAACGAATACAAGCCCGCGCGTTCCATCCTGCGGGCCATGTCCTGGAAAACCAGCTTTGAAGACGAAACGGCTTTCACGGAAGCGGACGGCGTATGGCTTGCCGTCAAGCCTGAGTATGAAGACCGGCGCAAGTGGGGCTTTCCGCTGCATGACGGTTCCATCCGGTATGACAACGGCCTGTTCCGGGCGCATGACGGGCGTCTGTTCCATGACGGGGACGCCCCGTACACGCGCTGGGAACCTTTTGGCCATCTGCATGATGCCCGGCTTGAGAGTCTGGACGTGGCCGTGCGGCCCGTCATGGTGGACACGGTGCGTTATACGCCGCTGCACAACGGGGCGCTGCTTTATGACGGACAGGGTCGTCACGGCACGCTTGAGACTCCCGCCGTGGATACCCTGAACACGCGGCTTTCCGCCTTCTGCCGGGACGGCGTGAACGTGCGGGAAGAGGTGGAAACGCGTCTGGAAGTATCCGTCCTTGACGAAGTGGGCCGCTATCACGACGGCGGCATTTCCCACGGGCAGCGCTATGTCAGCCTGCGCAACGGAGCCTTTTTCCATGACGGTTCCCGCCCGCGCGGCCAGTTTGGCGGACGCACGGACTTTTCCGGTCTGCGCCACGACCGGCGCGCCCTGCATGACGGCACGGCCCTGCATCATCTGTGGGGCTGGCTGCCCACGGCGGGGGAACGCGCTCCCGTCTTCACCTATGCCACGCTGTCCGACGTATGCGCCGTTGCCGTGAGCACGGCGGGCATGGAGGACGCTTTCACACTGACGGAGGACGTGACCGTGCGGGTGCTGCGCTACACGCTGCATGACGGTACGGCCTTCCACAACAGCGGGCCGCGCTACGGCGGCAAGGAGCTTGTATGA
- a CDS encoding SUMF1/EgtB/PvdO family nonheme iron enzyme → MATIITKDSLRSSVEAATGGLCTVLYDDAGHPSFMRRIPKMRIEDLYPDLGLTGTHPAFIVNGVEKSELFIGMYPASLVDSYAVSLPGMDPANTLNFDSAVTYCKNKGTGWHLMTNAEWALLGALGIKTGFQPRGNTYWGQHHEAKHETGTLAPGASELGVINDDLHGRTLTGSGPVSWRHDNSPAGIADLVGNVWEWTGGMRLNAGEINIIKDNDAAAHDVDMSADSSAWKAILQNGTLATPGTADTLKYDAVGGNGTGAVKLNKTITSQYPSSDTTASSSCAFKSMTAESSVTVPALLKLLSLYPVDTTNPVGSIWMRNSAAIWRCAAAMTTIAAARAFLASVSGTLVRSAVGMWGSVPLLSCNS, encoded by the coding sequence ATGGCGACCATCATCACGAAAGATAGCCTGCGTTCCAGCGTGGAAGCGGCCACGGGCGGCCTGTGCACGGTACTGTATGACGATGCTGGGCATCCCAGCTTCATGCGCCGCATCCCGAAAATGCGGATTGAGGACCTGTATCCCGACCTGGGCCTGACGGGTACGCATCCGGCCTTCATCGTCAACGGCGTCGAGAAGTCGGAACTTTTCATCGGCATGTATCCGGCGTCGCTGGTGGACAGCTACGCGGTGAGCCTGCCCGGTATGGACCCGGCCAACACGCTGAACTTCGACAGCGCGGTGACGTACTGCAAGAACAAGGGCACGGGCTGGCACCTGATGACCAACGCGGAATGGGCGCTGCTGGGTGCGCTGGGCATCAAGACGGGGTTCCAGCCGCGCGGCAACACCTACTGGGGCCAGCACCACGAAGCCAAGCACGAGACCGGTACGCTTGCCCCCGGAGCCAGTGAGCTGGGTGTCATTAACGACGATTTGCACGGACGCACGCTGACCGGCTCCGGGCCTGTGAGCTGGCGGCATGACAACAGTCCTGCGGGGATCGCGGACCTTGTGGGTAATGTGTGGGAGTGGACTGGCGGTATGCGTCTGAACGCCGGGGAAATCAACATCATCAAGGATAACGATGCGGCGGCCCATGACGTGGACATGAGCGCGGACAGCAGTGCCTGGAAGGCCATTCTGCAGAACGGCACGCTGGCCACGCCCGGCACGGCGGATACACTGAAATATGACGCCGTGGGTGGCAACGGCACAGGTGCGGTCAAGCTGAATAAGACCATCACCAGCCAGTACCCCAGTTCTGACACCACGGCATCGTCTTCCTGCGCCTTTAAGTCCATGACGGCGGAAAGCAGCGTCACGGTGCCTGCCCTGCTGAAACTGCTCTCTCTGTATCCCGTGGACACGACCAATCCTGTGGGTTCCATCTGGATGCGGAACAGCGCTGCGATTTGGCGTTGCGCGGCGGCAATGACTACGATAGCAGCGGCGCGGGCCTTTTTGGCCTCGGTGTCAGGGACACTCGTACGCTCCGCAGTAGGGATGTGGGGTTCCGTCCCGCTTTTATCCTGTAATTCCTGA
- a CDS encoding four helix bundle protein: MLLTLTGEAGRNFFCKKDIRAMTESVEGGLILQQKWEDLSVYLFSCVLRDMPKNDRFTLGADIRATVWEVEAALVQLSLRAGNRWVLLNTVDVKAKVLLAMIRLGIRVGAIPEKRYEPIAARLVEIGKIVGGLKKTGGERPRR, translated from the coding sequence ATGCTATTAACCCTTACCGGCGAAGCCGGTCGCAATTTTTTTTGTAAAAAGGATATCCGTGCCATGACTGAATCCGTTGAAGGCGGCCTCATTCTGCAACAGAAATGGGAAGACCTTTCCGTCTATCTCTTTTCCTGCGTGCTGCGGGATATGCCGAAAAACGACCGGTTCACACTGGGGGCGGATATCCGGGCGACTGTCTGGGAAGTGGAAGCGGCCCTGGTGCAGCTTTCGCTCCGAGCCGGAAACCGTTGGGTTTTACTCAACACGGTGGACGTGAAGGCAAAAGTCCTTCTGGCTATGATACGGCTGGGAATCCGCGTCGGAGCAATCCCGGAAAAGCGGTATGAGCCGATAGCTGCCCGTCTGGTGGAAATCGGAAAAATTGTCGGTGGCCTCAAGAAAACGGGCGGGGAACGCCCGCGCCGCTGA
- a CDS encoding reverse transcriptase/maturase family protein: MPKTARHLWEHVLEWENLLTAAKEASRGKRYRNEVMLFNVRLEENLLRIRECLRAKEWRPGPFRAFEVFEPKRRLVHAPCFADRVVHHALVQVIGPCFERRFIAQSFACRVGKGTHAASDYLSSMLRSAEARWGGVYVLKADVTKYFYSIDHDILLRIVSRTIGDPDVLNVLRVLVKEADCIEGNRGLPLGALTSQLLANVYLDQLDHFIKDTLGVRYYVRYMDDFILLHGDKTELWRLLAEIRDFLACELHLTLNNKTRVFPASHGVDFAGYRHFSGYKLPRKRNVRRARKKFAGLSRCYADGRVDIDTVRCCVASFTGYMRHCKGWKSAESTLNSLILVKNSEKDKE, translated from the coding sequence ATGCCGAAGACTGCCCGTCATCTATGGGAACATGTGCTGGAGTGGGAGAACCTGCTTACAGCGGCCAAAGAGGCTTCGCGGGGTAAGCGCTACCGAAACGAGGTCATGCTGTTCAACGTCCGTCTTGAGGAAAACCTGCTGCGGATTAGGGAATGCCTGCGCGCCAAGGAATGGAGACCAGGGCCGTTTCGGGCTTTTGAAGTCTTTGAACCTAAGCGCCGCTTAGTTCATGCGCCTTGTTTTGCGGATCGAGTAGTGCATCACGCCCTGGTGCAGGTTATTGGACCATGCTTTGAACGACGCTTTATTGCTCAGAGCTTCGCCTGCCGTGTCGGCAAAGGAACTCACGCCGCCAGCGACTACCTTTCTTCCATGTTACGCTCGGCAGAGGCCAGATGGGGCGGCGTGTACGTCCTCAAGGCGGACGTGACCAAGTATTTCTACTCCATCGACCATGACATACTGTTGCGCATCGTATCCCGTACCATAGGGGACCCAGATGTGCTCAACGTGTTGCGCGTTCTGGTAAAGGAAGCCGACTGTATCGAGGGGAACCGGGGCTTGCCGCTGGGGGCGCTGACAAGTCAGTTACTTGCCAACGTGTACCTGGATCAACTCGACCATTTCATCAAGGATACGCTGGGAGTACGCTATTATGTGCGGTATATGGATGACTTCATTCTGCTGCACGGAGACAAAACGGAGCTGTGGCGGCTGTTGGCGGAAATCCGGGACTTCCTGGCCTGCGAGCTGCATTTGACCCTGAACAACAAGACACGGGTATTCCCGGCCTCCCACGGCGTGGATTTTGCCGGATACCGGCACTTTTCAGGCTACAAGCTACCGCGCAAGCGAAACGTGCGCCGGGCAAGAAAAAAGTTTGCGGGCCTGTCGAGATGCTACGCGGATGGACGCGTAGATATAGACACCGTGCGTTGCTGCGTCGCGTCCTTTACGGGATACATGCGGCATTGCAAGGGATGGAAGAGTGCGGAAAGCACCTTGAACAGCCTGATTTTAGTAAAAAACAGTGAAAAAGACAAGGAATAA
- a CDS encoding Com family DNA-binding transcriptional regulator produces MQEKKEIRCGHCNKLLGKGTARDLEIKCPRCGTLNHLRDMIPRSEPSDGLNGAFYADSEKEIGN; encoded by the coding sequence ATGCAGGAAAAGAAGGAAATCCGCTGTGGTCATTGCAACAAGCTGCTGGGCAAAGGAACCGCCCGCGACCTGGAAATAAAGTGCCCCCGTTGTGGCACGCTGAATCATCTGAGGGACATGATCCCCCGCTCCGAGCCGTCCGACGGCCTGAACGGAGCGTTTTATGCTGATTCCGAAAAAGAAATCGGAAACTGA